The proteins below are encoded in one region of Corynebacterium felinum:
- a CDS encoding DUF3817 domain-containing protein encodes MSTPNQAVPVHPERQRRVKQALTFFSMSAWVTGVWLLFLVGRMVAEYGMGVAVPEWMHYIGQVHGLFYMVYLLATLNLGTKALWPPLRWVVTALAGCIPFLSFFVEKWRRDEVKEKFQL; translated from the coding sequence GTGTCTACCCCGAATCAGGCTGTGCCGGTTCATCCTGAGCGTCAGCGTCGTGTGAAGCAGGCGTTAACGTTTTTCTCCATGAGTGCGTGGGTTACTGGTGTGTGGCTTTTGTTCCTTGTGGGTCGCATGGTTGCTGAATATGGCATGGGTGTGGCGGTCCCGGAGTGGATGCACTATATTGGTCAGGTTCATGGCTTGTTCTACATGGTGTATTTGCTGGCTACGTTGAATTTGGGTACGAAGGCGTTGTGGCCGCCGCTGCGGTGGGTTGTGACTGCGCTGGCTGGGTGTATTCCGTTCTTGTCTTTCTTTGTGGAGAAGTGGCGTCGTGATGAAGTGAAGGAAAAGTTCCAGCTGTAA
- the rdgB gene encoding RdgB/HAM1 family non-canonical purine NTP pyrophosphatase: MDILLASNNAKKLKELHSILADAGITGVNILPLSAAPTYTEPVEDGRTFADNALIKARAGAKHTGLITLADDSGLSVDELNGCPGVLSARWCGTHGNDADNNALLLAQMQHVPAERRHAAFVSTCALVTPDGEEHVVEGRWEGKLLKQPQGTNGFGYDPLFLPNEEIAAGTMRSSAELSAEEKNAISHRGRALAQLVPIIAQLATQ, translated from the coding sequence ATGGATATCCTGCTTGCTTCGAATAACGCGAAGAAACTCAAAGAACTGCACAGCATTCTTGCCGACGCAGGCATCACCGGTGTGAACATCCTACCCCTCAGCGCCGCCCCAACCTACACCGAACCCGTCGAAGACGGCCGCACCTTCGCCGATAATGCACTGATCAAAGCCCGTGCCGGTGCGAAACACACCGGGCTGATCACGCTTGCCGACGACTCCGGCCTCAGCGTCGACGAACTCAACGGCTGCCCCGGGGTGCTCTCCGCACGCTGGTGCGGAACCCACGGAAATGATGCGGACAATAATGCGCTGCTATTGGCACAAATGCAGCATGTGCCAGCCGAGCGTCGACACGCAGCATTCGTGAGCACCTGCGCACTAGTCACCCCCGACGGTGAGGAACACGTTGTGGAAGGCCGCTGGGAAGGCAAGCTGCTGAAGCAACCGCAAGGCACCAACGGCTTTGGCTACGACCCACTTTTCCTCCCCAACGAAGAAATCGCGGCAGGCACCATGCGCTCGTCCGCCGAACTCAGCGCGGAAGAAAAGAACGCAATCAGCCATCGCGGACGCGCCCTCGCCCAACTAGTGCCGATCATCGCGCAACTCGCCACCCAATAA
- the rph gene encoding ribonuclease PH, producing MTEITTPATSTYTRADGRGVDQLRTVKITRGFTTNPAGSVLIEYGNTRVMCTASVETGVPRFKKDSGEGWLTAEYSMLPAATHERMPRESMRGKVKGRTHEISRLVGRSLRAAVDLKALGENTIQIDCDVLQADGGTRTASITGAYVALADAISYLKDKGVVPGEPLLPPVAAVSVGVLDGTVILDLPYEEDCRAEVDMNVIMTAAGDFVEIQGTGEHANFNRTQLSTMLDFGEKGCRELIAAQQAALGH from the coding sequence ATGACTGAAATCACTACCCCTGCAACCTCCACATATACTCGCGCTGATGGGCGTGGCGTGGACCAGCTGCGCACTGTGAAAATCACCCGCGGTTTCACAACGAACCCTGCGGGTTCTGTGCTCATTGAGTACGGCAATACGCGCGTGATGTGTACTGCAAGCGTTGAAACTGGTGTCCCTCGTTTCAAGAAGGATTCCGGGGAGGGCTGGCTGACTGCTGAATATTCGATGCTGCCGGCTGCCACCCACGAGCGCATGCCCCGCGAGTCGATGCGCGGCAAGGTGAAGGGGCGCACGCACGAGATTTCCCGCCTCGTGGGCCGTAGTTTGCGTGCGGCTGTGGATTTGAAGGCGCTGGGGGAGAACACAATCCAGATCGACTGCGATGTGCTGCAAGCTGATGGTGGAACCCGCACCGCCAGCATCACCGGCGCTTACGTCGCGCTTGCCGACGCCATCTCCTACCTAAAAGATAAAGGTGTTGTCCCCGGCGAGCCACTGTTGCCACCTGTGGCCGCGGTCAGTGTCGGTGTGCTTGACGGCACCGTGATCCTCGACCTGCCCTATGAGGAAGACTGCCGCGCTGAAGTAGACATGAATGTGATCATGACCGCCGCAGGCGATTTCGTGGAAATCCAAGGCACTGGTGAACACGCGAACTTCAACCGCACCCAGCTGTCCACCATGCTCGACTTCGGGGAGAAGGGCTGCCGTGAGCTGATTGCTGCCCAACAAGCTGCACTAGGACACTAA
- a CDS encoding MBL fold metallo-hydrolase, with translation MKVVVLGSSGSLGSPGNPASGYLIQLDNAPSIVMDLGPGALANLQAVQNPSDAHVVFSHLHPDHCLDFPSLMVWRRYHPEFLAKGRNYCAGPSDTPVRMGRLSADIPEGIDDFSDTFAFLPWEAHKPHHIDRVTITPFTAIHPIESYSLRLEENATGKVIAYSGDTAYTTELIDCARNADLFLCEATWGDTSEGKVPDMHISGAEAGKIATLAGVKHLVLTHIPPWADPQVTLQAAREHYAGPIDLAMPGGIFEV, from the coding sequence ATGAAGGTCGTTGTTCTCGGAAGCTCAGGAAGCCTCGGATCCCCAGGCAATCCCGCCTCGGGCTATCTTATTCAGCTTGACAATGCCCCGAGCATTGTGATGGATTTGGGCCCTGGGGCTTTGGCTAATCTTCAGGCAGTGCAGAACCCTAGCGACGCCCACGTGGTTTTTTCTCATCTTCATCCTGATCATTGTTTGGATTTTCCTTCGTTAATGGTGTGGCGTCGCTACCATCCGGAGTTTCTGGCCAAGGGTCGTAATTATTGTGCGGGTCCTTCTGATACTCCTGTGCGTATGGGCCGGTTGAGCGCTGATATACCTGAGGGTATTGATGATTTCAGTGATACTTTTGCGTTTTTGCCGTGGGAGGCGCATAAGCCGCACCATATTGATCGGGTGACTATTACTCCGTTTACAGCTATTCATCCGATTGAAAGTTACAGTTTGCGCCTAGAAGAAAACGCCACGGGTAAAGTGATTGCTTATTCGGGGGATACTGCCTATACCACTGAGCTTATCGACTGCGCCCGCAATGCCGACCTTTTCCTCTGCGAGGCGACTTGGGGCGATACTTCCGAAGGGAAGGTGCCTGATATGCACATTTCCGGTGCAGAGGCAGGCAAAATTGCAACACTGGCCGGGGTGAAGCATCTTGTGCTCACACACATCCCGCCGTGGGCTGATCCCCAGGTGACGCTGCAGGCGGCGCGCGAGCATTATGCAGGCCCAATTGATCTTGCGATGCCCGGCGGCATTTTTGAGGTGTAG
- the murI gene encoding glutamate racemase codes for MLRPDAPIGIFDSGVGGLTVARTIMEQMPNESVIYIGDTANSPYGPKPIAQVRRLALDIADDLVARGCKMIVIACNTASAACVRDARERYDIPVLEVIQPAVRRAISSTRNGKIGVIGTVGTINSGAYQEMFAVNPHVEAFSQPCPRFVDFVERGITAGRQILGIAQAYVEPLQAAGVDTLVLGCTHYPLLSGVIQLAIGDHVQLVSSAEETAKDVMRELSARSLLADADNNPNPSKTFEATGDPELFAQLAQRFLGPHVTCVEHRRRV; via the coding sequence CTGTTGCGCCCGGACGCGCCGATTGGGATTTTCGATTCGGGCGTTGGGGGGTTGACTGTTGCGCGCACAATTATGGAGCAGATGCCGAACGAGTCTGTGATCTATATTGGGGACACTGCGAACAGCCCGTACGGGCCGAAGCCGATTGCCCAGGTGCGCAGGTTGGCGCTGGATATTGCGGATGATTTGGTTGCGCGTGGGTGCAAGATGATTGTGATTGCGTGCAATACGGCGTCGGCGGCGTGTGTGCGGGATGCCCGTGAGCGTTACGATATCCCAGTTTTGGAGGTGATTCAGCCCGCTGTGCGGCGCGCGATCTCCTCGACCCGTAACGGAAAGATCGGGGTGATCGGGACGGTGGGGACGATTAATTCGGGCGCGTACCAGGAAATGTTTGCGGTTAATCCGCATGTGGAGGCGTTTTCGCAGCCGTGTCCTAGGTTTGTGGATTTTGTTGAGCGCGGCATCACGGCTGGCCGCCAGATTTTGGGCATTGCGCAGGCGTATGTGGAGCCGTTGCAGGCTGCGGGTGTGGACACGCTGGTGTTAGGGTGTACGCACTATCCGCTGTTGTCGGGTGTGATTCAGCTTGCGATCGGCGATCATGTGCAGCTTGTCAGTTCGGCGGAGGAGACTGCGAAAGATGTGATGCGTGAGCTTTCTGCCCGCTCTTTGCTTGCCGACGCCGACAACAACCCCAACCCCAGCAAGACGTTTGAAGCGACCGGGGATCCAGAATTGTTTGCTCAGTTAGCCCAGCGATTCCTTGGACCACATGTGACCTGTGTCGAACATCGGCGCAGGGTGTAA
- a CDS encoding GDSL-type esterase/lipase family protein, producing MFATLTRRLIATTLAATACLSLNTSIFAPEAHAQQKQVVMFGDSLLANPYFLWADRFQGPGKVTPNAPGQWRCPRGENRVASALARHTGAKVEDFACTGAVAYAPIEQNKRLSKQVTTALEQNQLTPSTTNVLIQIGFNDTWKAPGFYNVQTKNFVDEMRTQVARIRQAAPNARIAFLGYPAMVGPNGEVCAIHWNNSPALPIQFGFVRSAFNSVHDWQRQAANATGAEWIDLEKESSGHDMCAPQDQRWVAGIFDNSSAPYNITTHLTHHGNDQIAGIIARKI from the coding sequence ATGTTCGCCACCCTGACCCGCCGCCTCATCGCAACCACCTTGGCCGCGACAGCCTGCCTCAGCCTCAACACCAGCATCTTTGCCCCAGAAGCGCACGCGCAACAAAAGCAGGTCGTCATGTTCGGCGACTCCCTCCTCGCAAACCCCTACTTCCTCTGGGCCGACCGCTTCCAAGGCCCCGGTAAAGTCACCCCGAACGCCCCCGGCCAGTGGCGCTGCCCCCGCGGCGAAAACCGCGTAGCCTCCGCACTCGCCCGCCACACCGGCGCCAAAGTCGAAGACTTCGCCTGCACCGGCGCAGTCGCCTACGCCCCCATCGAACAAAACAAACGACTCTCCAAACAAGTCACAACCGCCCTCGAACAAAACCAACTCACCCCCAGCACCACCAACGTGCTCATCCAAATCGGTTTCAACGACACCTGGAAAGCACCCGGCTTCTACAACGTCCAAACGAAAAACTTCGTCGACGAAATGCGCACCCAAGTAGCCCGCATCCGCCAAGCAGCCCCCAACGCCCGCATCGCATTCCTCGGCTACCCCGCCATGGTCGGCCCCAACGGCGAAGTCTGCGCCATCCACTGGAACAACAGCCCAGCACTACCCATCCAGTTCGGATTCGTCCGCAGCGCATTCAACTCCGTCCACGACTGGCAACGCCAAGCAGCAAACGCCACTGGGGCAGAATGGATCGACCTCGAAAAAGAATCCTCCGGCCACGACATGTGCGCACCACAAGACCAGCGCTGGGTCGCCGGAATCTTCGACAACTCCTCCGCCCCCTACAACATCACCACACACCTGACCCACCACGGCAACGACCAAATCGCCGGCATCATCGCCCGCAAGATCTAA
- a CDS encoding rhomboid family intramembrane serine protease, translated as MSTIPPYSTGPESFSAFNGQSPAPNSPIPGIVSARARAKTGIRIALGFLILTWSIHIANEFIFGGALQYFGIVPLEPSMALHVFTAPLVHGSFAHLIANTVPGALFAFLVGYSGRRVFWEVTMIAVVIGGAGVWLLGGVGTLHVGASGVIYGWLAYLIVRGVFNLSFSQVLVGVLLAFMYSGLVWGVFPGEAGVSWQGHLFGAVGGIIAGAFITSDDPPALRAKKEAKRIQKRAK; from the coding sequence ATGAGCACTATTCCTCCTTACTCGACTGGCCCAGAATCCTTTTCTGCATTCAACGGCCAGTCCCCCGCACCGAACAGCCCCATACCCGGCATCGTATCGGCGCGTGCCCGCGCAAAGACAGGAATTCGAATCGCCCTAGGTTTCCTCATCCTCACCTGGTCGATCCACATCGCCAACGAGTTCATCTTCGGCGGGGCCTTACAGTACTTCGGCATAGTGCCACTCGAACCATCCATGGCACTCCACGTCTTCACCGCACCACTAGTACACGGAAGCTTCGCACACCTCATCGCCAATACTGTACCCGGGGCACTGTTTGCATTCCTTGTCGGATATTCCGGCCGGCGAGTGTTCTGGGAAGTCACCATGATCGCAGTCGTCATCGGTGGTGCGGGAGTCTGGCTACTAGGGGGCGTGGGCACATTACACGTCGGCGCTAGTGGAGTGATCTACGGATGGCTTGCCTACCTCATCGTGCGCGGAGTCTTCAACCTCAGCTTTTCCCAAGTCCTCGTCGGAGTTTTACTGGCATTCATGTACTCCGGACTCGTCTGGGGAGTATTCCCCGGCGAAGCAGGAGTCAGCTGGCAAGGACACCTATTTGGCGCAGTCGGCGGAATCATCGCAGGCGCCTTCATCACCTCCGACGACCCACCGGCACTTCGGGCAAAAAAGGAAGCAAAGCGCATCCAAAAACGCGCAAAATAA
- a CDS encoding P1 family peptidase, which yields MPSGFFSDVPGIQVAHQSLGDTGCTVIVAPESATCAVDVRGGGPGTRETDLLEPHNTVSRVHAVCLSGGSAYGLAAADGVMRALEEHGIGFRVLEDTPGPIVPIVPAAVIFDLLVGDPAHRPTVADGYAAAQAALANPASCDSGSVGAGCGASAGVLRGGFGQSSQQIGSWMMSVGIVANPVGSVVDPDTGCLWADAKHKVDVEKFEKLVPLGTKLNTTIGVIATNAPLTKAQAKRVAMVGHDGIAIAVRPAHSPLDGDTLFCMSTAPEATGVSVAQLGQLCQAASVLVARALVDAVVKAQPNTQHPGAPVAYSEIALT from the coding sequence ATGCCGAGTGGGTTTTTCAGTGATGTGCCGGGGATTCAGGTAGCGCATCAGAGTTTGGGGGATACAGGGTGCACGGTGATTGTGGCACCGGAGTCTGCAACCTGTGCTGTAGATGTGCGCGGCGGGGGACCGGGGACGCGGGAGACGGATCTTTTAGAGCCCCACAATACTGTCAGTAGGGTGCATGCGGTGTGTTTGTCGGGCGGTTCCGCTTATGGTTTGGCGGCGGCTGACGGGGTGATGCGGGCGCTTGAGGAACATGGTATTGGGTTTCGGGTGCTCGAAGATACGCCGGGTCCGATTGTTCCGATTGTGCCCGCCGCGGTGATTTTTGATTTGTTGGTGGGCGATCCGGCTCATCGTCCGACTGTGGCTGATGGTTATGCGGCAGCACAAGCGGCGCTTGCTAATCCGGCATCCTGCGATTCTGGTTCGGTAGGTGCTGGCTGTGGTGCATCTGCTGGTGTGTTGCGGGGTGGTTTCGGTCAAAGTTCGCAGCAGATTGGTTCGTGGATGATGTCGGTAGGCATTGTGGCCAATCCCGTGGGCAGTGTGGTTGACCCCGACACCGGGTGCTTATGGGCTGACGCGAAGCACAAAGTTGATGTGGAGAAGTTTGAAAAACTTGTCCCGCTAGGCACAAAGCTCAACACCACGATCGGGGTGATTGCGACGAACGCACCATTGACAAAAGCGCAGGCAAAACGGGTGGCGATGGTCGGGCATGATGGGATTGCGATTGCGGTACGCCCCGCCCATTCCCCCCTTGATGGCGACACCCTGTTTTGCATGTCAACTGCCCCCGAAGCAACAGGAGTATCCGTGGCTCAACTGGGACAACTCTGTCAAGCTGCGAGCGTGCTCGTTGCCCGCGCGCTTGTCGACGCCGTCGTCAAGGCTCAACCTAACACCCAGCATCCCGGCGCCCCCGTCGCCTACAGTGAAATCGCCCTCACCTGA
- a CDS encoding DUF2017 domain-containing protein gives MQAWKKKKSLLKGTKYSCILEPIEREVLGNVAATVADALMERARTAPKDELAELTGMPSGHKDAPQDPGLARLLPDFERAGDEEYEGDNSLLRSLHECDITKAKLESLSLICFAVGPQGSESISISEEEAHHWLRALNDMRLFFAASEVTDAEQQSDRDNLVEWLAFNQDSLLTAMMGELPLQ, from the coding sequence ATGCAGGCGTGGAAGAAGAAAAAATCCCTACTCAAGGGCACGAAATATTCGTGCATCCTAGAACCCATCGAACGGGAAGTATTAGGCAACGTCGCCGCTACCGTCGCGGATGCGCTGATGGAGCGCGCCCGTACCGCCCCGAAAGACGAACTGGCCGAACTCACAGGTATGCCCTCGGGACATAAAGACGCACCCCAAGACCCAGGCCTTGCTCGTCTTTTACCTGACTTTGAGCGCGCCGGGGATGAGGAATATGAGGGTGATAATTCGTTGTTGCGTTCGCTGCATGAGTGCGACATTACGAAAGCGAAGCTAGAAAGCCTTTCTCTGATTTGTTTCGCGGTAGGCCCGCAGGGCAGCGAGAGCATCAGTATTAGTGAGGAGGAGGCGCACCATTGGTTGCGGGCATTAAACGATATGCGTTTGTTCTTCGCCGCCTCTGAAGTGACAGATGCTGAGCAGCAGTCGGATCGGGATAACTTGGTGGAGTGGTTGGCGTTTAACCAAGATTCTTTGCTCACGGCAATGATGGGGGAGCTTCCACTCCAGTAG
- the clpS gene encoding ATP-dependent Clp protease adapter ClpS: protein MNTSTPMCASPMATPELEQDLVVEVATSENLPWMCIVWDDPVNLMSYVTYVFQTVLGYDKKRAMELMMQVHTEGKAAVSSGEKDKVEIDVKKLQTAGLWATMQQAG from the coding sequence ATGAATACCTCCACTCCGATGTGCGCCTCCCCCATGGCCACACCTGAACTCGAACAGGACCTGGTCGTTGAGGTAGCCACGAGCGAAAACCTCCCTTGGATGTGTATCGTGTGGGACGACCCCGTCAACCTGATGAGCTACGTCACCTACGTCTTCCAAACCGTGCTCGGCTACGACAAAAAACGCGCCATGGAATTGATGATGCAGGTTCACACAGAAGGTAAAGCCGCTGTGAGCTCCGGTGAGAAAGACAAAGTAGAAATCGACGTGAAAAAGCTGCAAACCGCCGGTCTATGGGCAACGATGCAGCAAGCGGGGTAA
- a CDS encoding CAP domain-containing protein codes for MMRGAGINMRAVLSGNPEAIAQIQRVLSVFMAVVTFASATVSTLQSGAGVSSSPLAQAEQPGLDSLVQPLDTYRVWEDATIRNDIVYILNRSRTDTARPIVHSDFGLSMQAQKWAERNATTDSYAETPAQVVMVQAVLPSKGASAAKFLEVWFNDPASQKALARKDVNSIGVGVASAGDKTYAVIQLS; via the coding sequence ATGATGCGAGGTGCCGGCATTAATATGCGCGCGGTGTTATCGGGCAATCCTGAGGCGATTGCTCAAATTCAGCGTGTGCTTTCGGTGTTTATGGCGGTGGTGACTTTTGCAAGTGCGACTGTGTCTACGCTGCAAAGTGGTGCTGGCGTTTCTTCCTCACCTTTGGCTCAGGCAGAACAGCCCGGCTTGGATTCCCTCGTGCAGCCTTTGGATACTTATCGGGTGTGGGAAGACGCGACGATTCGCAACGATATTGTTTATATTTTGAACCGTTCGCGCACCGATACTGCCCGCCCTATCGTGCACAGTGATTTTGGATTGAGTATGCAGGCACAAAAGTGGGCGGAGCGTAATGCCACCACAGATTCCTATGCAGAAACCCCCGCGCAAGTGGTGATGGTTCAAGCGGTGCTTCCTTCCAAGGGTGCCTCGGCAGCTAAGTTTTTAGAGGTGTGGTTCAACGATCCGGCAAGCCAGAAAGCTCTCGCGCGTAAAGATGTAAACAGCATTGGGGTGGGTGTGGCTAGTGCTGGGGATAAAACTTATGCTGTGATTCAGCTCAGCTAG
- a CDS encoding nicotinate phosphoribosyltransferase, translating to MHSFPSTALMTDKYELTMLQSALADGTANRTCTFEVFSRRLPNERRYGVVAGTQRVLEAVQNFIFTEEQIAILDFLNDETREFLRNYRFSGDIDGYREGELYFPHSPILTVRGTFAECVILETLILSILNADSAIASAAARMVTAADGRPLVEMGSRRTHEEAAVTASRAAYLAGFTSTSNMEASFRYGIPTAGTAAHAWTLLHINADGTPNEKAAFQSQVDMFGTDTTLLVDTYDITQGVKNAIEVAGTQLGAVRIDSGDLGVMTRKVRQQLDELGAHNTRIIVSSDLDEYAIAGLRGDPVDGFGVGTSVVTGSGAPTASLVYKLVEVDGLPVAKRSRNKNSVGGAKKAVRTHRATGTAVEEIVIPLHMSTPEIGHLDVRELSIPLVRNGAIVDGLPTLDESRAYLAQQLVTLPWEGLALSKDEPVLSTRYMGF from the coding sequence ATGCACTCATTCCCATCCACCGCGTTAATGACCGACAAGTACGAGCTCACCATGCTCCAGTCGGCACTGGCCGATGGCACCGCCAACAGGACGTGCACCTTCGAGGTTTTTAGCCGACGCCTCCCCAACGAACGCCGCTACGGCGTGGTCGCAGGCACCCAGCGAGTACTCGAAGCCGTGCAAAACTTCATCTTCACCGAAGAGCAGATCGCAATCCTCGACTTCCTCAACGACGAAACTCGAGAATTTTTACGCAACTACCGCTTCTCCGGCGACATCGACGGCTACCGCGAAGGCGAACTCTACTTCCCCCACTCCCCCATCCTTACGGTGCGGGGTACCTTCGCCGAATGCGTCATCTTAGAAACCCTCATCCTGTCCATCCTCAACGCCGATTCCGCTATCGCCTCAGCTGCCGCGCGTATGGTCACAGCCGCCGATGGGCGCCCACTGGTAGAAATGGGCTCACGCCGCACCCATGAAGAAGCAGCTGTTACCGCCAGCCGCGCCGCCTACCTCGCAGGTTTTACCTCCACCTCAAACATGGAGGCCTCCTTCCGCTACGGTATCCCCACCGCCGGCACCGCCGCACACGCATGGACACTGCTACACATCAATGCGGACGGCACCCCGAACGAAAAAGCAGCATTCCAATCCCAGGTGGACATGTTCGGTACCGACACCACCTTACTGGTTGATACCTACGACATCACCCAAGGCGTCAAAAATGCTATTGAGGTTGCCGGCACCCAACTCGGCGCCGTACGCATCGACTCCGGTGATTTGGGTGTGATGACCCGCAAGGTCCGCCAGCAACTCGATGAACTCGGCGCACACAATACCCGCATCATCGTCTCCTCCGACCTGGACGAATATGCCATCGCCGGTTTGCGCGGCGACCCGGTCGACGGCTTCGGCGTAGGCACCTCCGTGGTCACCGGATCTGGGGCTCCCACCGCATCCTTGGTGTACAAGCTCGTTGAGGTCGATGGTCTTCCTGTGGCGAAGCGTTCCCGCAACAAAAACTCCGTCGGCGGTGCTAAGAAAGCAGTGCGTACCCACCGCGCTACCGGCACTGCTGTGGAAGAAATCGTCATCCCCCTGCACATGTCCACCCCAGAAATCGGGCACCTTGACGTGCGGGAACTGTCCATCCCGCTGGTGCGCAACGGCGCGATTGTCGACGGGCTTCCCACCCTCGACGAGTCCCGCGCTTATCTCGCCCAGCAGCTTGTCACCCTCCCGTGGGAGGGCTTGGCTTTAAGTAAGGATGAGCCGGTGCTGAGCACCCGCTACATGGGTTTCTAG
- a CDS encoding ATP-dependent DNA helicase, whose product MAESEATDQPLNQSTTDLLAAAVASLGGATRAGQVQMAEAVTHALESQRHLAVQAGTGTGKSLAYLVPALRHAQATNSSVIVSTATIALQRQLVDRDLPRLADALEPLMERRPTFAIMKGRQNYLCQNKIAQAEALEQEQDALVEATELSWMAAHVTRVHEWANDTETGDRDSLEPGVPDLVWRQVSTSSQECVGASRCPHGDSCFAEIAREQARDVDIVVTNHAMLAIDAMLDINVLPEHDVVIVDEAHELVDRITSVSTTEISVNAINLSAKRAGKLGAEGRDEKLIDAVKDWEAAMYGVEEGRLIELPESIKPSLSALQDCLWRVREHISRAPDGEAANDPERNAERQSLSNHLGDQHDSIARILEVFKETDVAQHEDVVWAVIDDRRGIMLKVAPLSVSGLLHARLFSHNTVVLASATLTIGGNFRAMAASWGLATGTWDSLDAGTPFDPAKSGILYTPTHIPEPGRDGLSTETLDEIYDLIMAAGGRTLGLFSSKRAAEQATEAMRKRLPFDVLCQGDDTTGALVDKFAKQENTCLFGTLTLWQGVDVPGTSCSLVIMDKIPFPRPDDPLLQARKEAADADGRNGFMEVAATHAALLMAQGAGRLLRHVTDRGVVAVLDKRLVEKRYGSFLLNSMPSFWRTNKKDVVLGALKRLVAAR is encoded by the coding sequence ATGGCGGAGTCTGAAGCAACCGATCAACCGCTGAACCAGTCCACTACCGACCTGCTTGCTGCCGCCGTCGCAAGTTTAGGGGGCGCAACCCGCGCAGGTCAGGTACAGATGGCCGAAGCAGTCACCCACGCACTCGAATCGCAACGACACCTCGCAGTGCAAGCCGGAACGGGCACAGGTAAGTCCCTGGCATATCTTGTTCCGGCGCTTCGCCATGCCCAAGCCACCAACTCCTCGGTTATCGTGTCCACCGCCACGATCGCCCTGCAACGCCAGCTCGTCGACCGCGACCTGCCCAGGCTTGCCGACGCCCTCGAACCGTTGATGGAACGTCGCCCCACCTTCGCAATCATGAAGGGACGACAAAACTACCTCTGCCAAAACAAGATCGCCCAAGCTGAAGCCCTTGAACAGGAACAAGACGCTCTCGTCGAGGCCACCGAACTCAGCTGGATGGCTGCGCACGTCACACGGGTGCACGAATGGGCAAACGACACCGAAACCGGCGACCGCGACAGCCTCGAACCCGGCGTCCCCGACCTCGTGTGGCGGCAAGTGAGCACCTCCAGCCAAGAATGCGTCGGCGCCTCACGCTGCCCACACGGCGACTCTTGCTTCGCTGAAATCGCCCGCGAGCAAGCCCGCGACGTCGACATTGTAGTCACCAACCATGCCATGCTTGCCATCGATGCCATGCTCGACATCAACGTACTGCCTGAGCACGACGTCGTCATCGTCGACGAAGCCCACGAACTCGTCGACCGCATCACCTCAGTGTCCACCACCGAAATCTCCGTCAACGCCATCAACCTCTCCGCCAAACGCGCCGGCAAACTCGGTGCGGAAGGCCGCGACGAGAAGCTTATCGACGCCGTCAAAGACTGGGAAGCAGCCATGTACGGTGTGGAGGAAGGCCGACTGATCGAACTTCCCGAATCCATCAAACCCTCACTGTCTGCACTACAAGACTGCCTGTGGCGCGTACGCGAACACATTTCCCGCGCCCCCGACGGGGAAGCCGCCAACGACCCTGAACGCAACGCCGAACGCCAAAGCCTCAGCAACCACCTCGGCGACCAACACGACTCCATTGCCCGGATCTTAGAAGTGTTTAAAGAAACCGACGTAGCCCAACACGAAGACGTGGTGTGGGCTGTCATCGATGATCGCCGCGGCATCATGCTCAAAGTCGCCCCACTCTCAGTATCCGGGCTACTGCATGCTCGCCTCTTTAGCCACAACACCGTCGTTTTAGCCTCCGCCACCTTAACCATCGGCGGAAACTTCCGCGCCATGGCCGCCAGCTGGGGTCTGGCCACAGGCACCTGGGACAGCCTTGATGCCGGCACCCCCTTCGACCCAGCCAAATCCGGTATCCTCTACACCCCCACCCACATCCCAGAACCCGGCCGCGACGGACTATCTACCGAAACACTCGACGAAATCTACGACCTCATCATGGCCGCCGGCGGGCGCACCTTAGGGCTCTTCTCCTCCAAGCGCGCAGCCGAACAAGCCACCGAAGCCATGCGCAAACGCCTGCCTTTCGACGTCCTATGCCAAGGCGACGACACCACCGGCGCACTCGTGGACAAATTTGCCAAACAAGAAAACACCTGCTTGTTTGGAACCCTCACCCTCTGGCAAGGTGTGGATGTGCCAGGCACAAGCTGCTCGTTGGTCATCATGGATAAGATTCCCTTCCCCCGCCCCGACGACCCCCTTCTCCAAGCACGGAAAGAAGCTGCCGATGCCGACGGACGCAACGGGTTCATGGAAGTCGCCGCCACCCACGCCGCCCTCCTCATGGCCCAAGGCGCCGGGCGACTACTTAGGCACGTCACCGACCGCGGAGTCGTTGCGGTATTAGACAAGCGACTGGTGGAAAAACGCTACGGCAGTTTCCTGCTCAACTCCATGCCCTCGTTTTGGCGCACCAACAAAAAAGACGTGGTTCTCGGTGCATTGAAACGACTAGTCGCCGCCCGTTAA